A section of the Apostichopus japonicus isolate 1M-3 chromosome 1, ASM3797524v1, whole genome shotgun sequence genome encodes:
- the LOC139975235 gene encoding cleavage stimulation factor subunit 3-like: MSAETRSALFTGWGFIPEKVKKAQKKMEASPYDVDAWGILLREAQNQGVEKARNLYELLITTFSNSGRYWKIYIEQEMKFKNYERVEKLFQRCLMKILNIDLWKCYLNYVKETKGGLATFREKMAQAYDFALDKMGMDIQSYSIWNDYIQFLKGVEAVGSYAENQRITAVRRVYQRGVCNPMSSVEVLWKDYTSYENGINPIIAQKMIDDRSRDYMNARRVAKEYEALTKGLNRSAPSVPPSSTIEEMKQVELWKKYIQWEKSNPLRTEDQTLITKRVMFAYEQCLLCLGFHADIWYEAALFLQNSSKAFAEKGDMNNAKVFNDEAASVFERAISGQMKSNMLIYFAYGDFEEGRMKYDKVHNIFKRLLAMQDLDPTLAYIQYMKFERRAEGIKDARLIFKKAREDLRCKHHVFVAAALMEYYFSKDSQIAIKIFELGLRKYENVPEYVLSYIDYLSHLNEDNNTRVLFERVLTSGHLPEEKSGEIWLRFQDFEANCGDLNSILKVEKRRLATFKDESSHREAALLVDRHRFLDLYPCSQTELKALGYTDLLAKPSLTPIAATNSSDTVVATEISTEEEEGEKKALVDCPRPDLQQMLPFRPRANPRVGSHIVSGGEFPLPPAASHAITLLPPPLSFQGPFVRVDELMRLLAECTIPEPKAEEVTITNGSNDGGDNSQDSEAPKRKRAADDSGKTNDDSDDEENSQRAPVHDIYRSRQQKRAK, from the exons ATGTCTGCAGAAACGAGATCCGCGCTCTTTACG GGCTGGGGTTTCATACCCGAAAAAGTCAAGAAAGCTCAAAAGAAAATGGAGGCGTCCCCCTACGATGTTGACGCGTGGGGAATTCTACTCCGTGAAGCTCAG AACCAAGGAGTGGAGAAAGCCAGAAACCTCTACGAGCTACTCATCACCACCTTCTCCAATTCGGGACGATACTGGAAAATCTACATTGAACAAGAG ATGAAATTCAAGAACTATGAGCGAGTGGAAAAG CTCTTCCAGCGGTGTCTGATGAAGATTCTGAACATTGACCTCTGGAAGTGCTACCTGAACTATGTGAAGGAGACCAAGGGAGGGCTGGCCACCTTCAGAGAGAAGATGGCCCAGGCCTACGACTTTGCCCTGGACAAGATGGGGATGGACATTCAGTCCTATTCCATCTGGAATGATTACATTCAATTCCTAAAGGGAGT GGAAGCAGTGGGGTCATATGCAGAAAATCAGAGAATTACAGCCGTCCGAAGGGTGTATCAGAGAGGTGTCTGTAACCCTATGAGCAGCGTGGAGGTGCTTTGGAAGGATTACACGTCTTATGAAAAT GGAATAAATCCCATAATCGCTCAAAAGATGATTGACGATAGAAGCAGAGACTACATGAATGCCAGGAGAGTTGCAAAG GAGTATGAAGCATTGACCAAGGGACTGAACCGTTCAGCACCCTCCGTGCCCCCCTCCAGTACCATCGAAGAGATGAAACAGGTAGAACTGTGGAAGAAATACATCCAATGGGAAAAAAGCAACCCCCTGAGAACAGAAGACCAAACTCTGATCACAAAGAGAG TCATGTTTGCCTATGAGCAGTGTCTACTCTGCCTAGGATTCCATGCAGACATTTGGTATGAAGCTGCTCTCTTCCTGCAGAACTCTAGCAAGGCATTCGCAGAGAAAGGG GATATGAATAATGCCAAGGTGTTCAACGACGAAGCAGCCAGTGTCTTCGAACGAGCTATTTCAGGACAGATGAAGTCCAATATGTTAATTTACTTTGCTTATGGAGACTTTGAAGAG GGTCGTATGAAATACGATAAGGTCCACAATATCTTCAAGAGGTTACTTGCAATGCAGGACCTAGACCCAACATTG GCTTACATTCaatacatgaaatttgaaagaagGGCAGAAGGAATCAAAGACGCCAGACTTATCTTCAAGAAAGCCCGAGAGGACTTGAGATGCAAACATCATGTGTTTGTCGCAGCTGCCTTGATGGAGTACTACTTTAGTAAA GATTCACAGATTGCCATTAAAATTTTTGAACTGGGTCTTCGGAAATACGAGAATGTCCCAGAGTATGTGCTATCCTACATCGATTACCTCTCTCATCTTAACG AGGATAACAACACGAGGGTGCTATTCGAACGAGTTCTCACGTCCGGCCATCTTCCCGAAGAGAAATCTGG CGAAATTTGGCTGAGATTTCAAGACTTTGAGGCCAACTGTGGAGATCTGAACAGTATTCTAAAAGTAGAAAAGAGGagacttgcaacttttaaagAC gaATCTTCACATCGAGAGGCAGCCCTTTTAGTTGACCGGCATCGATTCTTGGACCTCTACCCCTGCTCCCAGACGGAACTCAAAGCTCTTGGCTACACA GATTTATTGGCCAAACCCTCCTTAACACCAATAGCAGCTACCAACAGCTCGGACACCGTGGTTGCCACTGAGATCTCCACGGAGGAAGAGGAAGGGGAGAAGAAGGCCCTGGTGGATTGCCCAAGACCTGATTTACAGCAAATGTTACCATTTAGACCGAGAGCTAATCCAC GAGTCGGGTCACACATTGTCTCAGGAGGAGAGTTCCCGCTACCTCCAGCAGCCAGTCACGCTATTACCTTGTTACCACCTCCCTTATCGTTCCAG GGTCCCTTTGTTCGCGTGGATGAGCTCATGCGGCTTCTAGCCGAATGCACCATTCCAGAAC CTAAAGCCGAAGAAGTCACCATAACGAATGGCAGTAACGACGGAGGAGATAATAGCCAAGATTCGGAAGCACCAAAGAGAAAGAGGGCAGCAGACGATTCTGGGAAAACCAATGACGATTCGGACGACGAGGAGAACTCACAGAGGGCGCCGGTCCACGACATCTACAGGAGTCGTCAACAGAAGCGTGCCAAGTGA
- the LOC139975294 gene encoding uncharacterized protein, translated as MSLTTSVVIAILSIIFLVGVPGNVLTLLVYVRKARKSSTFVFISFMAISDLIICCSVPFQIWYVLGLEAGFPNQYLCKSSYFVSTSCITLSLVSSAAVSVDRYLAVCHPLKRRLSVRTSLALSAFCALITLVVALPSFALSTVIEIDGTDTCRLISNGSLLAYVRRAISVLTFIFAVTLTTVCYTLVWLAIRRNKKVQDGWKVSHSLPTSNKENSNIDKDMISHFITSVHPNCEEIQPQKSLTDTSHINPSVEEERVQSIGDAKLVTLPPTSNPELYDNREGTNSNGNGLIRTSKTVTFNAKSNGSTPNGASQSSKGRQPNSLERGTSTGSVNDRVQRRLTTMLFFTTVVTVATICPMLIANSIPENSSIDSHTEKQVIFDFRRVLLIFGFINCSTNPFIYSLLDKKFRRECQNALRCGKCSK; from the coding sequence ATGTCTTTAACGACGTCAGTAGTTATCGCGATATTGTCGATAATATTTCTCGTCGGAGTACCAGGAAATGTGCTAACTCTCCTCGTTTACGTGCGTAAAGCTCGCAAATCTAGCACATTCGTATTCATCTCATTCATGGCTATATCTGATTTGATAATTTGTTGTTCGGttccttttcaaatttggtaCGTCTTAGGACTCGAGGCAGGTTTTCCTAACCAATATCTTTGTAAAAGCAGTTACTTCGTCTCCACCTCCTGTATAACACTCTCCTTGGTTAGCAGTGCTGCTGTTAGCGTTGATCGCTACCTTGCAGTCTGTCATCCGTTAAAGCGGCGTCTCTCTGTTCGTACGTCCTTGGCTCTGTCGGCATTCTGTGCTCTGATAACGCTGGTGGTAGCTTTACCGTCTTTTGCTCTCTCAACAGTTATTGAAATCGATGGAACCGACACTTGTAGACTGATCTCCAACGGTTCTCTCCTCGCATATGTAAGGAGAGCGATATCTGTTTTGACTTTCATTTTTGCAGTAACCCTGACAACTGTTTGTTATACATTAGTGTGGCTGGCTATTCGACGTAATAAGAAAGTACAAGATGGTTGGAAAGTATCTCATTCCTTGCCGACAAGTAATAAGGAGAACTCAAACATTGATAAGGACATGATATCTCATTTTATCACGTCCGTTCATCCTAACTGCGAAGAAATACAGCCGCAGAAATCGTTAACAGACACATCGCATATAAATCCCTCTGTAGAAGAAGAAAGGGTTCAATCTATTGGTGATGCCAAGCTTGTTACACTGCCCCCGACTTCGAATCCAGAACTTTATGACAATCGCGAAGGAACAAACTCAAATGGTAACGGCTTGATTAGAACATCAAAGACGGTAACTTTTAATGCCAAATCAAATGGCAGCACCCCTAATGGTGCTTCACAATCATCAAAGGGAAGACAACCAAACTCCTTAGAGAGAGGAACATCTACGGGGTCTGTGAATGATCGCGTTCAGAGAAGACTAACTACCATGTTATTTTTTACTACTGTTGTAACAGTAGCAACAATTTGCCCAATGCTGATCGCAAACAGTATCCCGGAGAATTCTAGTATCGACTCACACACGGAGAAGCAAGTCATATTCGATTTTCGTCGAGTTTTACTCATATTTGGCTTCATTAACTGTTCAACAAATCCATTCATTTACAGTTTGCTGGACAAAAAATTTCGAAGAGAATGCCAAAATGCTTTGAGGTGTGGAAAGTGTTCAAAATAG